A window from Schistosoma haematobium chromosome 1, whole genome shotgun sequence encodes these proteins:
- a CDS encoding hypothetical protein (EggNog:ENOG410IFZD~COG:S) gives MYIESSGGYTKKWVGRSHTATAYGPDSTMAGTHWSGASLKTKIRKTLVNQPQSVPQLSPMAYLSPKQQPDFRSLNGSLPVTNNQYPFLKRDSLFVCNSSPGPNTTVTGREFVDNIREKSIPEIQTAPTSLDRLYSPHLLTTNISNNNNNTTVNITTSSDTAFFNNNNNSNEMCYSNGSKESRSLSNDIAFRIKEKFDQRVSKHLSKSNRKIKSNVYTYTSQYHLLAVFLVNKGHVEAWYAYAPMPNHYNNNQQNELGHTRLLELTQRRLRLLQRYYSDSRQYVVLYVNNNNSEHYLPMGLVNEVNSKSSKNKNHILSINKEVFEKDRSIYRFINSLLPNNMKFVNTTDNNNSSDKQIFVNKKVNSTKCINDEKLTNKIDEHQYQLSRQRQQQQQAINNQTEEKQFSETEQLVKATNSINHRPNLWRRLLEHLISHHQSTDSSTISSKKNSYEDDDDSNNNNSTNIDKENCSDNINENVDFNCYEKCLHLDSCLAKQLSTCPVTPSSTTITMNATKNICRNNFNIGQCSNHDYNNNNNNNNNNNNCRRMKKKDCFTSFKTKTTNDNLSSIHQICTDDKLSDVSKYDADSQQTIDDKEDGQEKDEIKPIKKLSDYEEIWLPKFCDL, from the coding sequence ATGTACATTGAGTCCTCTGGAGGTTACACCAAAAAATGGGTTGGTCGTAGTCATACAGCTACGGCTTATGGTCCAGATAGTACAATGGCAGGAACTCATTGGTCTGGTGCCTCATTGAAAACTAAGATTCGAAAAACTCTTGTAAATCAACCACAATCCGTACCACAGTTATCCCCAATGGCATATTTATCCCCAAAACAACAACCAGATTTTCGTTCATTGAATGGTTCATTACCAGTGACTAATAATCAGTATCCATTTCTAAAACGCGactcattatttgtttgtaacaGTAGTCCAGGACCGAATACGACTGTAACAGGACGTGAATTTGTTGATAATATACGAGAGAAATCAATTCCAGAAATTCAAACTGCTCCAACATCCCTTGATCGACTCTATTCACCTCATTTGCTTACTACAAATatttcaaacaataataataacactactgtcaatattACTACTTCTTCTGATACAgcttttttcaataataataataatagtaatgagaTGTGTTATTCGAATGGATCAAAAGAATCAAGAAGTTTATCAAATGATATAGCATTTCGAATAAAAGAGAAATTCGATCAACGTGTATCAAAGCATTTATCAAAATCTAAtcgaaaaataaaatcaaatgtatATACCTATACATCACAATATCATTTACTTGCAGTATTTTTAGTCAATAAAGGTCATGTAGAAGCATGGTATGCATATGCACCAATGCCAAATCATTACaataataatcaacaaaatGAATTAGGACATACTCGTTTATTAGAATTAACACAACGTCGATTACGTTTACTTCAACGTTATTATTCTGATTCTAGACAATATGTTGTACTctatgtgaataataataattctgaaCATTATTTACCAATGGGATTAGTTAATGAGGTGAATAGTAAATCgagtaaaaataaaaatcatatcttatcaataaataaagaagtattTGAAAAGGATAGATCAATTTATCGATTTATCAATTCATTATTACCGAATAATATGAAATTTGtcaatactactgataataataacagtagtgATAAACagatatttgtaaataaaaaagtaaatagTACTAAATGCATAAATGATGAGAAGTTAACAAATAAAATAGATGAACATCAGTATCAATTGAGtcgacaacgacaacaacaacaacaagcgATTAATAATCAAACTGAAGAGAAACAGTTCAGTGAAACAGAACAACTAGTCAAAGCGACAAATTCAATAAATCATCGACCGAATCTTTGGAGAAGATTACTTGAGCATTTGATATCACATCATCAATCCACTGATAGTAGTACTATTAGTAGTAAAAAAAATAGttatgaagatgatgatgatagtaataataataacagtactaATATTGATAAGGAAAATTGTTCTGACAATATCAATGAAAATGTTGATTTCAACTGTTATGAAAAGTGTCTACATTTGGACAGTTGTCTGGCTAAACAGCTTAGTACTTGTCCTGTAACACCATCGTCAACTACAATAACCATGAATGCTACTAAGAACATAtgtagaaataattttaatattggtCAATGTAGCAATCACgattataacaataataataataataataataataataataattgtcgaAGGATGAAAAAGAAAGATTGCTTcacttcatttaaaacaaaaacaacgaATGATAATTTATCAAGTATACACCAAATCTGTACTGATGATAAGTTATCTGATGTTAGTAAATATGATGCTGATAGTCAACAAACTATTGATGATAAAGAAGATGGTCAAGAAAAAGACgaaattaaaccaatcaaaaaaTTGTCAGATTATGAGGAGATATGGTTGCCTAAATTTTGTGATTTGTAA